A region of Granulicella sibirica DNA encodes the following proteins:
- a CDS encoding replication-associated recombination protein A: MSLFDVSPVASSGRGPASRRAPLAERMRPRTLEEYVGQEHLLGPGKPLRLAIERDDPSSMIFWGPPGTGKTTLAEIIAQRTEASFIEFSAVLSGIKEIKQVMVEAEKAAGFGSRTILFVDEIHRFNKAQQDAFLPYVERGTIRLIGATTENPSFEINAALLSRCRVYTLRGLSEAQVIALLERALADSERGLGDMGIEADDEALATIASYASGDARNALNALDVAASLATGRGERVLTKALASEAMQRRVLLYDKKGEQHYDVISALHKSVRNSDADAALYWLGRMLEAGEDPMYVARRVVRMAVEDIGLAAPEALNLCLSARDAMHFLGQPEGGLALAQAVVYLALAPKSNAVYTAYGAVQADIEKTAADPVPLHLRNAPTKLMKELDYGRDYQYAHDVEGKVAAMECLPASLAGRRYFVPTDQGREKALGARMDEIRRIKAENAGRDDGQ, encoded by the coding sequence ATGAGCCTCTTCGATGTATCGCCTGTGGCTTCGTCTGGTAGGGGGCCAGCCTCGCGTCGGGCTCCCCTGGCCGAGAGGATGCGTCCGCGGACCCTCGAGGAGTACGTCGGGCAGGAGCATCTGCTTGGGCCGGGCAAGCCTCTGCGTCTGGCTATCGAGCGGGATGATCCCTCTTCGATGATCTTCTGGGGTCCACCGGGAACGGGGAAGACGACGCTTGCGGAGATCATCGCGCAGCGGACCGAGGCCAGCTTTATCGAGTTTTCCGCAGTGCTGAGCGGGATCAAAGAGATCAAGCAAGTGATGGTCGAGGCGGAGAAGGCCGCGGGGTTTGGATCGCGGACGATCCTCTTCGTCGATGAGATTCACCGGTTCAATAAAGCCCAGCAGGATGCGTTTCTGCCGTACGTCGAACGGGGAACGATCCGGCTGATCGGCGCGACGACGGAAAATCCCTCATTCGAGATCAATGCTGCGCTTCTGTCGCGGTGCCGTGTGTATACGCTTCGTGGGTTGAGTGAGGCCCAGGTGATTGCCCTGCTCGAACGGGCTTTGGCGGACTCCGAACGCGGACTTGGGGACATGGGGATCGAGGCTGACGACGAAGCCTTGGCGACTATCGCCTCGTATGCGAGCGGCGATGCGCGAAACGCGCTGAATGCGCTGGACGTGGCGGCGTCGCTTGCCACGGGACGAGGGGAGCGTGTGCTGACGAAGGCGCTTGCCAGCGAGGCGATGCAGCGGCGGGTTCTGCTCTACGATAAGAAGGGCGAGCAGCACTACGATGTCATCTCGGCGCTGCATAAGAGCGTGCGTAACTCGGATGCGGATGCGGCGCTGTACTGGCTTGGAAGAATGCTCGAGGCTGGCGAAGATCCGATGTATGTGGCGCGGCGGGTCGTGCGGATGGCGGTCGAGGATATTGGACTGGCCGCTCCGGAGGCGTTGAACCTGTGCCTGAGCGCGCGGGATGCGATGCACTTTCTCGGGCAGCCCGAGGGCGGGTTGGCGTTGGCACAGGCTGTGGTCTATCTCGCGCTGGCTCCGAAATCGAATGCGGTTTACACGGCATACGGGGCGGTGCAGGCGGATATCGAGAAGACGGCGGCAGACCCGGTACCACTGCATCTGCGGAATGCGCCGACGAAGCTGATGAAGGAACTCGACTATGGGCGTGACTACCAGTACGCGCATGATGTCGAAGGGAAAGTAGCGGCGATGGAGTGTCTTCCGGCCTCGCTCGCCGGCCGGAGATACTTCGTGCCGACTGACCAGGGGCGGGAGAAGGCGCTCGGCGCACGTATGGATGAGATTCGCAGGATCAAAGCAGAGAACGCAGGGAGAGATGATGGGCAGTGA
- a CDS encoding DUF92 domain-containing protein has product MQSEWLVIGVIAGLSMTLGLRIFDVVGMQGPPPWFLWSSGFSVGFALLVWAMRAGTAGAAALGGVLCLSLLIRLQIGEPWTMTALPELITLFVLTFLATRFGRKRKEAMGTAEEKRGRRAAQVAANLGVAGIWAAYRGHPYLVTSLAALAEATADTVSSELGQVLGGRTFLITTGERVEAGTDGGMSVQGTLLGAVAAGVIALVAIALGAVDVSSGLIVFLAGSAGLLFDSLLGATLERRGWLGNDLVNFASTALAAWLAFEAAKVLAPPVPAW; this is encoded by the coding sequence TTGCAGTCGGAATGGCTGGTCATCGGGGTGATCGCTGGTCTTTCGATGACTCTTGGACTCCGGATATTTGACGTCGTTGGCATGCAGGGGCCGCCGCCGTGGTTTTTGTGGTCGAGCGGTTTCAGCGTCGGCTTCGCACTGCTGGTCTGGGCGATGAGGGCCGGTACGGCGGGAGCGGCGGCGCTGGGTGGCGTGCTCTGCCTGAGCCTGCTGATCCGGTTACAGATCGGCGAACCCTGGACGATGACTGCCCTGCCGGAGCTGATTACGCTGTTTGTACTGACGTTCCTGGCGACGCGGTTCGGGCGAAAACGTAAAGAGGCGATGGGGACGGCAGAAGAGAAGCGGGGCAGACGAGCGGCACAGGTCGCGGCGAATCTTGGTGTGGCTGGCATTTGGGCTGCGTATCGGGGACATCCGTACCTTGTAACCTCGTTGGCTGCGCTCGCGGAAGCAACGGCGGACACGGTGTCATCGGAACTCGGGCAGGTACTTGGGGGCCGGACATTCCTGATCACGACTGGCGAACGAGTCGAGGCTGGGACGGATGGCGGGATGAGCGTACAGGGAACGTTGCTTGGAGCAGTGGCCGCCGGGGTGATTGCGCTTGTTGCGATTGCGCTTGGCGCGGTCGATGTCTCGAGCGGCCTGATCGTATTTCTTGCAGGATCCGCAGGCCTTCTGTTCGACAGCCTGCTTGGAGCGACGCTGGAACGCCGCGGTTGGCTGGGGAATGATCTCGTGAACTTCGCCTCGACTGCACTCGCGGCGTGGCTGGCCTTCGAGGCGGCAAAAGTCCTGGCGCCTCCTGTTCCGGCCTGGTAG
- a CDS encoding L-threonylcarbamoyladenylate synthase produces MTAETLRIHPDEPEPEHIDAVVRALNAGHLVALPTDTFYGLAVDPVNLRAVDRIYDLKSRARNKPLSLLIAEVAQAYELAREIDFAFDRLAEKFWPGPLTLIVRAGGKLPLRVTAHTGNVALRVPEAPICRAVVARFGLPITATSANLSGHPECTHAASVRDQIGEHLDLIVDGGPTARAVPTTIVDLSGGGNSWMILREGAIPTHEIALALQR; encoded by the coding sequence TTGACGGCCGAGACTCTCCGTATACACCCCGACGAGCCCGAACCAGAGCACATAGACGCCGTCGTCCGCGCCCTCAACGCCGGGCATCTGGTTGCACTGCCCACGGACACCTTCTACGGGCTCGCTGTCGATCCAGTCAATCTCCGCGCCGTCGACCGCATCTACGATCTCAAGTCCCGCGCCCGCAACAAGCCTCTCTCTCTCCTCATCGCCGAAGTCGCCCAGGCCTACGAACTCGCCCGCGAGATCGACTTCGCCTTCGATCGGCTCGCCGAGAAATTCTGGCCTGGTCCGCTCACGCTCATCGTCAGGGCAGGCGGGAAGCTCCCCCTTCGCGTCACGGCCCATACCGGCAACGTCGCCCTTCGCGTCCCGGAAGCCCCGATCTGCCGCGCTGTTGTCGCCCGCTTCGGCCTGCCCATCACCGCCACATCCGCCAATCTCTCGGGTCACCCCGAATGCACCCACGCCGCCTCCGTTCGCGACCAGATCGGGGAGCATCTTGACCTCATCGTTGATGGAGGGCCGACAGCGCGCGCCGTCCCCACAACGATCGTCGACCTCTCAGGCGGAGGTAATTCGTGGATGATCCTTCGTGAGGGCGCTATTCCTACACACGAGATCGCTCTCGCCCTCCAGCGTTGA
- a CDS encoding TrmH family RNA methyltransferase, whose product MGERNGMAEMPGFVVTSRANARVKQLRAATAGNTRLSGGLVAIEGETLVGEALRSGLMLKTVFVSERREVPRGLPAGVEVLRCSNEVLQSAVETQSPQGIAALVLPKVWEMADVFKVTEPLLLIAVGLQDPGNLGTLIRSAEAFGAAGVLVATGTVGAWNQKVLRASAGSVFRVPVVQVTEAEVVGLRERGVKLLAAVASGIGALPAATASFKGTCGVMIGNEGAGLGASWVAMADALVTIPCPGAVESLNAAVAGSVLLYEASRQRSAA is encoded by the coding sequence ATGGGTGAGCGGAACGGAATGGCCGAGATGCCGGGGTTCGTCGTGACGAGCCGGGCGAACGCGCGAGTGAAGCAGTTGCGCGCGGCCACGGCGGGAAATACGCGATTGAGCGGGGGACTGGTTGCGATTGAGGGAGAGACGCTGGTCGGCGAGGCACTGCGCAGCGGGTTGATGCTGAAGACCGTATTCGTGAGCGAACGACGGGAGGTTCCGCGAGGGCTTCCGGCGGGGGTCGAGGTGCTGCGGTGCTCGAACGAAGTGCTTCAGAGCGCGGTCGAGACGCAATCGCCGCAGGGGATAGCGGCACTTGTGCTGCCGAAGGTGTGGGAGATGGCGGATGTGTTCAAGGTGACAGAGCCGCTGCTGCTGATCGCCGTCGGTTTGCAGGATCCGGGAAACCTGGGGACTCTGATCCGGTCGGCAGAAGCGTTTGGTGCTGCGGGAGTGCTGGTGGCGACTGGGACCGTAGGGGCGTGGAACCAGAAGGTTCTGCGAGCTTCGGCCGGGTCGGTTTTTCGCGTGCCCGTGGTACAGGTGACGGAGGCTGAGGTTGTCGGCCTCCGGGAACGCGGCGTGAAGCTTCTGGCGGCGGTCGCGTCGGGAATTGGAGCGCTTCCGGCTGCGACGGCGTCGTTCAAAGGCACCTGCGGGGTGATGATTGGAAACGAAGGAGCCGGACTCGGGGCGAGTTGGGTGGCAATGGCGGATGCACTGGTGACGATTCCCTGCCCCGGAGCCGTCGAGAGCCTGAATGCTGCGGTGGCCGGATCGGTGTTGCTCTATGAGGCGAGCCGTCAACGGAGTGCGGCATGA
- a CDS encoding YdcF family protein, producing MRPVPYRQSRPQPESTARFFLRRVLGLCLLAALAWSQWLFYEIRATSRTDHAQPADAIVVFGAAEYAGRPSPVLHARLDHAVSLYNKQIAPLLITLGGGGDKDSGLSEGGVARDFLLANGVPFDKIIAETRSIDTEQQVDRLADIARANHLQRLVVVSDGTHLFRIQYLCRQQGLEVYTSPRPPYGNISDLDLTERYLHEMLSYTSARFHLNASWMHRRIEDQSSL from the coding sequence ATGAGACCCGTTCCCTACCGCCAGAGCCGTCCCCAGCCTGAGTCCACTGCTCGCTTCTTCTTGCGGCGTGTTCTTGGATTGTGTCTCCTGGCGGCTCTTGCCTGGAGCCAATGGCTTTTCTACGAGATCCGCGCCACGTCGCGGACAGATCACGCCCAGCCCGCAGACGCCATCGTCGTCTTCGGAGCTGCCGAGTACGCCGGACGACCGTCACCCGTCCTGCACGCCCGACTCGACCACGCCGTCAGTCTCTATAACAAGCAGATTGCCCCACTCCTCATCACTCTCGGCGGGGGCGGCGACAAAGACTCCGGCCTCTCGGAAGGTGGAGTCGCTCGGGACTTCCTCCTCGCCAACGGCGTTCCGTTCGACAAGATCATCGCCGAGACCCGCTCCATCGATACCGAGCAGCAGGTTGATCGTCTCGCCGACATCGCCCGCGCCAATCATCTCCAACGCCTGGTTGTTGTTTCGGACGGAACCCACCTCTTCCGCATCCAGTATCTCTGCCGGCAGCAGGGCCTCGAGGTTTACACCTCACCCCGCCCTCCCTATGGCAACATCTCCGACCTCGATCTCACGGAGCGCTACCTTCACGAGATGCTCAGCTACACGAGCGCTCGCTTCCACCTGAACGCAAGCTGGATGCATCGCCGGATCGAAGATCAGTCGAGCCTCTAA